A region from the Pseudonocardia petroleophila genome encodes:
- a CDS encoding phosphoglycerate kinase — protein MKTLDDLIDEGVEGRPVLVRSDLNVPLDDAGEITDDGRIRASAPTISELSGAGAMVIIVAHLGRPKGEPDPALSLAPAASRLGEILGAPVRLISQKHWDAGRGDLGMAAGDVVMLENVRFDPRETSKDDDERAALADELVALTGDDGAFVSDGFGVVHRKQASVYDVAKDLPAYAGGLVLSEVEVLRTLTETPQRPYVVVLGGSKVSDKLAVIEALLPKVDALLVGGGMCFTFLAAQGYGVGDSLLEREQIGSCRTLLESGKIVLPTDVVVADDFSAEATTRTVAADAIPDGWKGLDIGPDSVAAFAEVLSGAATVFWNGPMGVFELAPFAAGTRGVAQAIVDSSAFSVVGGGDSAAAVRALGLPEDGFSHISTGGGASLEYLEGKTLPGIAVLEQ, from the coding sequence GTGAAGACTCTCGACGACCTCATCGACGAGGGCGTCGAGGGCCGCCCGGTCCTCGTGCGCTCCGACCTGAACGTCCCGCTCGACGACGCCGGTGAGATCACCGACGACGGCCGGATCCGGGCCTCGGCGCCCACGATCTCCGAGCTCTCCGGCGCGGGCGCGATGGTGATCATCGTCGCGCACCTCGGCCGGCCGAAGGGCGAGCCGGACCCGGCGCTGTCGCTGGCGCCCGCCGCGTCGCGGCTGGGCGAGATCCTCGGCGCCCCGGTGCGGCTGATCAGCCAGAAGCACTGGGACGCCGGCCGCGGCGACCTCGGCATGGCGGCGGGCGACGTCGTCATGCTGGAGAACGTCCGGTTCGACCCGCGCGAGACGTCGAAGGACGACGACGAGCGGGCCGCGCTGGCCGACGAGCTCGTCGCGCTCACCGGCGACGACGGCGCGTTCGTCTCCGACGGGTTCGGCGTCGTGCACCGCAAGCAGGCGTCGGTCTACGACGTGGCGAAGGACCTCCCGGCCTACGCGGGCGGGCTCGTGCTGTCCGAGGTCGAGGTGCTCCGCACGCTCACCGAGACGCCGCAGCGGCCCTACGTCGTGGTGCTGGGCGGGTCGAAGGTCTCCGACAAGCTCGCCGTGATCGAGGCGCTGCTGCCGAAGGTCGACGCGCTGCTCGTCGGCGGCGGGATGTGCTTCACCTTCCTGGCCGCGCAGGGCTACGGCGTCGGCGACTCGCTGCTCGAGCGCGAGCAGATCGGCAGCTGCCGCACGCTGCTGGAGTCCGGGAAGATCGTGCTGCCCACCGACGTCGTGGTGGCCGACGACTTCTCCGCCGAGGCGACCACGCGGACCGTCGCGGCCGACGCGATCCCCGACGGCTGGAAGGGCCTCGACATCGGCCCCGACTCGGTCGCGGCCTTCGCCGAGGTGCTCTCCGGCGCGGCCACCGTGTTCTGGAACGGCCCGATGGGCGTGTTCGAGCTGGCGCCGTTCGCCGCGGGGACCCGGGGGGTGGCGCAGGCCATCGTCGACTCGTCGGCGTTCTCGGTCGTCGGCGGCGGCGACTCCGCCGCCGCGGTGCGGGCCCTGGGCCTGCCCGAGGACGGCTTCTCCCACATCTCGACCGGCGGCGGCGCGTCGCTGGAGTACCTGGAGGGCAAGACCCTTCCCGGCATCGCGGTCCTGGAGCAGTAG
- the gap gene encoding type I glyceraldehyde-3-phosphate dehydrogenase — MTVRVGVNGFGRIGRNFWRAVDAQRKAGTSDIEIVAVNDITDNATLAHLLKYDSILGRLPYDVSSTDDEILVDGKGFKGLAVRDPAELPWKDLGVDVVVESTGIFTKREAAAKHLDAGAKKVVISAPATGEDITIVKGVNDGDYDGSQTVISNASCTTNCLAPMAKVLDDLVGIEKGLMTTIHAYTQDQNLQDGPHKDLRRARAAALNIVPTSTGAAKAISLVMPHLKGRLDGYALRVPIPTGSATDLTATVGRETTAEEVNAAMKAAAEGPLKGVLLYTEDPIVSSDIVTDPHSCIFDAGLTKVIGNQVKIVGWYDNEWGYSNRLVDITGLVASKL; from the coding sequence GTGACGGTGCGCGTAGGCGTGAACGGGTTCGGTCGGATCGGGCGCAACTTCTGGCGCGCGGTGGACGCGCAGCGCAAGGCCGGCACCAGCGACATCGAGATCGTGGCGGTGAACGACATCACCGACAACGCGACGCTGGCGCACCTGCTCAAGTACGACTCGATCCTGGGCCGCCTGCCCTACGACGTCTCGTCGACCGACGACGAGATCCTCGTCGACGGCAAGGGCTTCAAGGGCCTCGCCGTGCGCGACCCCGCCGAGCTGCCCTGGAAGGACCTCGGCGTCGACGTCGTGGTCGAGTCCACCGGCATCTTCACCAAGCGCGAGGCCGCCGCGAAGCACCTCGACGCGGGCGCCAAGAAGGTCGTCATCTCCGCGCCGGCCACCGGCGAGGACATCACGATCGTCAAGGGCGTCAACGACGGCGACTACGACGGCAGCCAGACCGTCATCTCCAACGCCTCGTGCACCACCAACTGCCTCGCGCCGATGGCGAAGGTGCTCGACGACCTGGTGGGCATCGAGAAGGGTCTGATGACCACGATCCACGCCTACACCCAGGACCAGAACCTGCAGGACGGCCCGCACAAGGACCTCCGCCGCGCCCGCGCCGCCGCGCTCAACATCGTGCCGACCTCGACCGGTGCCGCGAAGGCGATCTCGCTGGTCATGCCGCACCTCAAGGGCAGGCTCGACGGCTACGCGCTGCGCGTCCCGATCCCCACGGGCTCGGCCACCGACCTGACGGCGACCGTCGGCCGGGAGACCACCGCCGAGGAGGTCAACGCCGCGATGAAGGCCGCGGCCGAGGGCCCGCTCAAGGGCGTCCTGCTCTACACCGAGGACCCGATCGTGTCCTCCGACATCGTCACCGACCCGCACTCCTGCATCTTCGACGCGGGCCTGACCAAGGTCATCGGCAACCAGGTCAAGATCGTCGGCTGGTACGACAACGAGTGGGGCTACTCCAACCGCCTCGTCGACATCACCGGCCTGGTGGCCTCGAAGCTGTGA
- a CDS encoding RNA polymerase-binding protein RbpA: protein MSGGNAIRGTRVGAGPMGESERGETAPREHVPYYCANGHVTTPSFASEAEIPDSWDCPRCGLPAGRDGQNPPAAPRTEPYKTHLAYVKERRSDADGAAILDEALGRLRASREL from the coding sequence ATGTCCGGCGGCAACGCGATTCGCGGCACCCGCGTGGGTGCCGGTCCGATGGGGGAGTCCGAGCGCGGGGAGACCGCCCCGCGCGAGCACGTCCCCTACTACTGCGCCAACGGCCACGTGACGACGCCGTCGTTCGCGTCCGAGGCGGAGATCCCCGACTCGTGGGACTGCCCGCGCTGCGGGCTCCCGGCCGGGCGCGACGGGCAGAACCCGCCCGCGGCCCCGCGCACCGAGCCGTACAAGACGCACCTCGCGTACGTGAAGGAGCGCCGCTCCGACGCGGACGGCGCGGCCATCCTCGACGAGGCGCTCGGCCGCCTGCGCGCGTCCCGCGAGCTGTAG
- a CDS encoding rhodanese-like domain-containing protein yields MTDAVAFFTARLAHLTDVADVHRDLPAGGFALVDTRSRAAWDQGHVPGAVHLPTADLPGPLDPGTPVVTYCWGPGCNGATRAALALARRGFTVREMQGGIEYWIREGLPVQTAAGRVEHAPDPLTAPCGC; encoded by the coding sequence ATGACCGACGCCGTCGCCTTCTTCACCGCCCGCCTGGCCCACCTCACCGACGTCGCCGACGTGCACCGCGACCTGCCCGCGGGCGGGTTCGCGCTCGTCGACACCCGCAGCCGCGCCGCGTGGGACCAGGGCCACGTGCCGGGGGCGGTGCACCTGCCGACGGCCGACCTGCCCGGCCCGCTGGACCCGGGCACCCCGGTCGTCACCTACTGCTGGGGACCGGGCTGCAACGGCGCCACCCGCGCCGCCCTCGCGCTCGCGCGGCGCGGGTTCACGGTCCGGGAGATGCAGGGCGGGATCGAGTACTGGATCCGGGAGGGCCTGCCGGTGCAGACGGCGGCCGGGCGCGTGGAGCACGCACCCGACCCCCTCACCGCCCCCTGCGGGTGCTGA
- the secG gene encoding preprotein translocase subunit SecG codes for MRIALQIVLIVSSVLLVTFILFQRGKGGGLSSLFGGGVQSSLSGSTMADKNIQRITLFTGLIWVIAIVGTGLLVKVGV; via the coding sequence ATGAGGATCGCTCTCCAGATCGTGCTGATCGTCTCCAGCGTGCTGCTGGTGACGTTCATCCTGTTCCAGCGGGGCAAGGGTGGCGGTCTGTCCAGCCTCTTTGGTGGCGGTGTGCAGTCGAGCCTGTCCGGTTCGACGATGGCGGACAAGAACATCCAGCGGATCACGTTGTTCACGGGGCTGATCTGGGTGATCGCCATCGTCGGCACCGGCCTGCTGGTGAAGGTGGGGGTCTAG
- a CDS encoding TrpB-like pyridoxal phosphate-dependent enzyme, producing the protein MTRWTLPPDEIPSAWFNVVPHLATPPQPPLHPGTREPVGPDDLAPLFPMALIGQEVSAEPWIDVPGEVLDILRLWRPTPLVRATRLERALGTPARIYFKDESVSPSGSHKTNTAVPQAFYNKAEGVTRLTTETGAGQWGTALAFATAQFDLDLKVYMVRASYDQKPYRRIAIETWGGEVVPSPVDDPSHPGSLGSAISDAVRDCAGRADTHYSLGSVLNHVLLHQTVIGLEAKEQLGLAGEGLPDVVIAPCGGGSNLGGIAFPFVPDAGVRLLAVEPLSCPTLTQGEFGYDFGDVEGLTPLLPMYSLGRGFIPPSIHAGGLRYHGDSPLISQLVRDGRMEAVAYPQGKVFEAAVQFARTEGKIPAPECAHGIRAAIDEALAAKETGEEKVILFNYCGHGFLDLAAYDEYNHGRLPEEQGS; encoded by the coding sequence ATGACGCGGTGGACGCTGCCTCCCGACGAGATCCCCAGTGCCTGGTTCAACGTGGTCCCGCACCTCGCGACGCCGCCGCAGCCGCCGCTGCACCCCGGCACCCGCGAGCCCGTCGGCCCCGACGACCTGGCCCCGCTGTTCCCGATGGCGCTGATCGGCCAGGAGGTGAGCGCCGAGCCGTGGATCGACGTCCCCGGAGAGGTGCTCGACATCCTCCGGCTGTGGCGCCCCACGCCGCTGGTCCGCGCGACCCGGCTGGAGAGGGCGCTCGGCACGCCGGCCCGGATCTACTTCAAGGACGAGTCGGTCTCGCCGTCGGGCAGCCACAAGACCAACACGGCCGTGCCGCAGGCGTTCTACAACAAGGCGGAGGGCGTCACCCGCCTGACGACGGAGACCGGGGCGGGCCAGTGGGGCACCGCGCTGGCGTTCGCGACGGCCCAGTTCGACCTGGACCTCAAGGTCTACATGGTCCGCGCCTCGTACGACCAGAAGCCCTACCGGCGCATCGCGATCGAGACCTGGGGCGGGGAGGTCGTGCCGTCCCCGGTCGACGACCCGAGCCACCCCGGGTCGCTGGGCAGCGCGATCTCCGACGCCGTGCGCGACTGCGCCGGCCGCGCCGACACCCACTACTCGCTCGGGTCGGTGCTCAACCACGTGCTGCTGCACCAGACCGTCATCGGGCTGGAGGCCAAGGAGCAGCTGGGGCTGGCCGGGGAGGGGCTGCCCGACGTCGTCATCGCGCCGTGCGGCGGCGGGTCCAACCTGGGCGGCATCGCGTTCCCGTTCGTCCCCGACGCCGGGGTGCGGCTGCTCGCCGTCGAGCCGCTGTCCTGCCCGACGCTGACGCAGGGCGAGTTCGGCTACGACTTCGGCGACGTCGAAGGGCTCACCCCGCTGCTGCCGATGTACAGCCTCGGCCGCGGGTTCATCCCGCCGTCGATCCACGCGGGCGGGCTGCGCTACCACGGTGACTCCCCGCTGATCTCCCAGCTCGTCCGCGACGGCCGGATGGAGGCCGTCGCCTACCCGCAGGGGAAGGTGTTCGAGGCCGCGGTCCAGTTCGCCCGGACCGAGGGGAAGATCCCGGCGCCGGAGTGCGCGCACGGCATCCGCGCCGCGATCGACGAGGCACTGGCCGCGAAGGAGACGGGGGAGGAGAAGGTCATCCTGTTCAACTACTGCGGGCACGGCTTCCTCGACCTCGCCGCCTACGACGAGTACAACCACGGCCGGCTGCCCGAGGAGCAGGGTTCCTGA
- the ppdK gene encoding pyruvate, phosphate dikinase, which yields MVQQPGPGRARSAQPERAPLVFDFSEGDRTQVDLLGGKGANLAEMTKLGLPVPPGFTVTTEACRYYLERGEEPQSLRVQITMALRRLENELGRRLGDVVDPLLVSVRSGAKHSMPGMMETVLNVGLNDYSVKGLAEAAQDERFAWDSYRRLIQMFGRTVLDIPAERFEHELDAVKARAGVATDVEIPVPALIELVEEFKHIVSDATGREFPQDPREQLDLAMRAVFNSWNTDRARLYRRRERIQHDLGTAVNICAMVFGNLGETSGTGVCFTRDPASGQPGVYGDYLSNAQGEDVVAGIRNTLTLEDFAALDPSSHAELTRIMRRLETHYRDLCDIEFTVERGKLWMLQTRVGKRTAAAAFRIATQLVDERLITRDEALARVTGHQLAQLMFPQFDVDAERTLLTRGMAASPGAAVGKVVFDSATAVAWAARGEQVMLVRRETNPDDLEGMIAATGVLTSRGGKTSHAAVVARGMGRTCVCGAEEIEVDAAARTLSVNGTQVAEGEVLSIDGSTGEVFAGELPVVASPVVIYLEQGLDAALEVADEQTGELVRSVDRLLRHADQARQLRVRANADTAEDATRARDMGAEGIGLCRTEHMFLGERRVLIERLILADDPSAREAALAELLPLQRADFVSLLEAMDGLPTTIRLLDPPLHEFLPDRTELAVRVAVAQATGRGEEADVAKDVTLLAAVDRLHESNPMLGLRGVRLGLSVPGLFAMQVRAIAGAAADRIAAGGHPVVEIMVPLVGSVMELHLIRDEIDGVLAEVARDAGVALHIPVGTMIELPRAALTARRIAEAAEFFSFGTNDLTQTTWGFSRDDVEASIFATYLDKGVFTVSPFESLDRDGVGALVRMAVQAGREVRPDIKLGICGEHGGDPESVHFFHDAGLDYVSCSAFRVPVARLEAGRAALASDTAGGSL from the coding sequence ATGGTGCAGCAACCCGGACCCGGCCGGGCCCGGTCGGCCCAGCCCGAACGCGCGCCGCTGGTGTTCGACTTCTCCGAGGGCGACCGCACGCAGGTCGACCTGCTCGGCGGCAAGGGCGCCAACCTGGCCGAGATGACCAAGCTCGGCCTCCCGGTGCCACCCGGCTTCACCGTCACCACCGAGGCCTGCCGGTACTACCTCGAGCGCGGCGAGGAGCCGCAGTCGCTGCGCGTGCAGATCACGATGGCGCTGCGCCGGCTGGAGAACGAGCTGGGACGCCGCCTCGGCGACGTCGTCGACCCGCTGCTGGTCTCGGTGCGCTCGGGCGCCAAGCACTCCATGCCCGGGATGATGGAGACCGTCCTCAACGTCGGGCTCAACGACTACTCCGTGAAGGGCCTGGCCGAGGCCGCGCAGGACGAGCGGTTCGCCTGGGACTCCTACCGGCGGCTCATCCAGATGTTCGGCCGGACGGTGCTCGACATCCCCGCCGAGCGCTTCGAGCACGAGCTCGACGCCGTCAAGGCCCGGGCGGGGGTGGCCACCGACGTCGAGATCCCGGTGCCCGCGCTCATCGAGCTGGTCGAGGAGTTCAAGCACATCGTCTCCGACGCCACGGGCCGGGAGTTCCCGCAGGACCCGCGCGAGCAGCTCGACCTCGCGATGCGCGCGGTGTTCAACTCCTGGAACACCGACCGGGCGCGGCTCTACCGCCGCCGCGAGCGCATCCAGCACGACCTCGGCACCGCGGTGAACATCTGCGCGATGGTGTTCGGCAACCTCGGCGAGACCTCGGGCACCGGCGTCTGCTTCACCCGCGACCCGGCCAGCGGGCAGCCCGGCGTCTACGGGGACTACCTGTCCAACGCGCAGGGCGAGGACGTCGTCGCCGGCATCCGCAACACCCTGACCCTGGAGGACTTCGCCGCGCTCGACCCGTCCTCGCACGCCGAGCTGACCCGCATCATGCGGCGCCTGGAGACCCACTACCGCGACCTGTGCGACATCGAGTTCACCGTCGAGCGCGGCAAGCTGTGGATGCTGCAGACCCGCGTCGGCAAGCGCACCGCGGCCGCGGCGTTCCGGATCGCCACCCAGCTGGTCGACGAGCGGCTGATCACCCGGGACGAGGCGCTGGCCCGGGTCACCGGCCACCAGCTCGCGCAGCTGATGTTCCCCCAGTTCGACGTCGACGCCGAGCGCACGCTGCTCACCCGCGGCATGGCCGCCTCCCCCGGCGCCGCCGTCGGCAAGGTGGTGTTCGACTCCGCCACCGCCGTCGCGTGGGCCGCGCGGGGCGAGCAGGTGATGCTGGTGCGGCGCGAGACCAACCCCGACGACCTCGAGGGCATGATCGCCGCCACCGGGGTCCTGACCAGCCGCGGCGGCAAGACCTCGCACGCGGCCGTCGTCGCCCGCGGGATGGGCCGCACCTGCGTGTGCGGGGCCGAGGAGATCGAGGTCGACGCGGCGGCCCGCACGCTGTCGGTCAACGGCACGCAGGTCGCGGAGGGCGAGGTGCTCTCCATCGACGGGTCGACGGGCGAGGTGTTCGCCGGTGAGCTGCCCGTCGTCGCGTCCCCGGTGGTGATCTACCTGGAGCAGGGGCTCGACGCGGCGCTCGAGGTCGCCGACGAGCAGACCGGTGAGCTGGTGCGCAGCGTCGACCGGCTGCTGCGCCACGCCGACCAGGCCCGGCAGCTGCGGGTCCGGGCCAACGCCGACACCGCCGAGGACGCCACCCGGGCCCGTGACATGGGCGCCGAGGGCATCGGGCTGTGCCGCACCGAGCACATGTTCCTGGGCGAGCGGCGGGTGCTGATCGAGCGGCTGATCCTGGCCGACGACCCGTCGGCCCGCGAGGCCGCGCTCGCCGAGCTGCTGCCGCTGCAGCGCGCCGACTTCGTCTCCCTGCTGGAGGCGATGGACGGGCTGCCGACCACGATCCGGCTGCTCGACCCGCCGCTGCACGAGTTCCTCCCCGACCGCACCGAGCTCGCCGTGCGGGTCGCGGTGGCGCAGGCGACCGGCCGGGGCGAGGAGGCCGACGTCGCGAAGGACGTCACGCTGCTGGCCGCGGTCGACCGGCTGCACGAGTCCAACCCGATGCTCGGGCTGCGCGGGGTCCGGCTCGGCCTGAGCGTGCCGGGGCTGTTCGCGATGCAGGTCCGGGCCATCGCCGGCGCCGCGGCCGACCGGATCGCCGCGGGCGGGCACCCGGTCGTCGAGATCATGGTGCCGCTGGTCGGGTCGGTGATGGAGCTGCACCTGATCCGCGACGAGATCGACGGCGTGCTGGCGGAGGTCGCGCGCGACGCGGGGGTGGCGCTGCACATCCCGGTCGGCACGATGATCGAGCTCCCCCGGGCCGCGCTGACGGCCCGCCGCATCGCCGAGGCCGCGGAGTTCTTCTCCTTCGGCACCAACGACCTCACCCAGACGACGTGGGGCTTCTCCCGTGACGACGTCGAGGCCTCGATCTTCGCCACCTACCTGGACAAGGGCGTGTTCACCGTCTCGCCGTTCGAGTCGCTCGACCGCGACGGCGTCGGGGCGCTGGTGCGGATGGCGGTGCAGGCCGGGCGGGAGGTCCGGCCCGACATCAAGCTCGGCATCTGCGGCGAGCACGGCGGCGACCCGGAGTCGGTGCACTTCTTCCACGACGCGGGGCTCGACTACGTGTCGTGCTCGGCGTTCCGGGTGCCGGTGGCGCGGCTGGAGGCGGGGCGGGCGGCGCTGGCGTCGGACACCGCGGGAGGGTCGCTCTAG
- the whiA gene encoding DNA-binding protein WhiA, whose protein sequence is MAMTAAVKDELSRLVVTKPCCRRSEVAALLRFAGGLHIVGGRVVIEAEVDTGSVARRLRRDIHELYGHTCEAHVISPGGLRRGARYVMRVVRDGEGLARQTGLLDARGRPVRGLPPPVVSGGVCDAEAAWRGAFLAHGSLTEPGRSSSLEVTCPGPEAALALVGAARRLGVTAKAREVRGADRVVVRDGDAIGALLTRMGAHECVMAWEERRMRREVRATANRLANFDDANLRRSARAAVAASARVQRALEILGPDVPEHLQAAGRLRAEHTQASLEELGQLADPPMTKDAVAGRIRRLLHMADKRAADLGIPDTDSAVTAEMLDES, encoded by the coding sequence ATGGCGATGACCGCAGCGGTCAAGGACGAGCTGAGCAGGCTCGTCGTCACCAAGCCGTGCTGTCGGCGTTCCGAGGTCGCGGCCCTGCTGCGCTTCGCGGGCGGCCTGCACATCGTCGGCGGCCGCGTCGTGATCGAGGCGGAGGTCGACACGGGCTCCGTCGCCCGGCGCCTGCGCCGCGACATTCACGAGCTCTACGGCCACACCTGCGAGGCGCACGTCATCTCGCCGGGCGGGCTGCGCCGCGGCGCCCGGTACGTGATGCGCGTCGTCCGCGACGGCGAGGGGCTGGCCCGCCAGACCGGCCTGCTCGACGCCCGCGGCCGCCCGGTCCGCGGCCTGCCGCCGCCCGTCGTCTCCGGCGGGGTGTGCGACGCGGAGGCGGCGTGGCGCGGGGCGTTCCTCGCCCACGGCTCGCTCACCGAGCCGGGTCGCAGCTCGTCGCTGGAGGTCACCTGCCCCGGTCCCGAGGCCGCGCTGGCGCTCGTCGGGGCCGCGCGCCGGCTCGGCGTCACCGCCAAGGCCCGCGAGGTGCGCGGCGCCGACCGGGTGGTCGTCCGCGACGGCGACGCGATCGGCGCGCTGCTCACCCGCATGGGCGCCCACGAGTGCGTCATGGCGTGGGAGGAGCGGCGGATGCGCCGCGAGGTCCGGGCCACCGCCAACCGCCTGGCCAACTTCGACGACGCCAACCTGCGCCGCTCGGCCCGCGCCGCGGTCGCGGCGTCGGCGCGGGTGCAGCGGGCGCTGGAGATCCTCGGCCCGGACGTGCCGGAGCACCTGCAGGCCGCGGGGCGGCTGCGCGCGGAGCACACCCAGGCGTCGCTGGAGGAGCTGGGCCAGCTCGCCGACCCGCCGATGACGAAGGACGCCGTGGCGGGCCGGATCCGCAGGCTGCTGCACATGGCCGACAAGCGGGCCGCCGACCTCGGCATCCCCGACACCGACTCGGCGGTCACCGCGGAGATGCTCGACGAGAGCTGA
- a CDS encoding glutathione peroxidase: MALLDTPLSALDGSPLPPLDGRAVLVVNVASKCGLTPQYTALEQLQERYGDRGFTVLGVPCNQFGGQEPGSPEEIATFCSATYGVSFPLTEKIDVNGPGRHPLYAELTAVADDSGADGDVQWNFEKFLVGADGTVLRRFRPRTEPGSDEVVAAVEAALPR; this comes from the coding sequence ATGGCCCTGCTCGACACTCCGCTGTCCGCCCTCGACGGCTCCCCGCTGCCCCCGCTCGACGGCCGCGCCGTGCTCGTCGTCAACGTCGCGTCGAAGTGCGGGCTCACCCCGCAGTACACCGCGCTGGAGCAGCTCCAGGAGCGCTACGGCGACCGCGGGTTCACCGTCCTCGGCGTGCCCTGCAACCAGTTCGGCGGGCAGGAGCCCGGCTCCCCCGAGGAGATCGCGACGTTCTGCTCGGCCACCTACGGCGTGAGCTTCCCGCTGACGGAGAAGATCGACGTCAACGGCCCCGGCCGCCATCCCCTCTACGCCGAGCTGACGGCCGTCGCCGACGACTCCGGGGCCGACGGCGACGTGCAGTGGAACTTCGAGAAGTTCCTCGTCGGCGCCGACGGCACGGTGCTGCGCCGGTTCCGCCCGCGCACCGAGCCGGGTTCCGACGAGGTCGTCGCGGCCGTCGAGGCGGCCCTGCCCCGGTGA
- a CDS encoding class I SAM-dependent methyltransferase, translating to MRARIVGAVDEVVSRHRAEQNAEIRAQIDASVRAEVDRIVTEIRQVEIRDRRDTIAAAEREAVASTARFVQREMREARSFPHPVATLEHALALAPTGGLALEFGVFTGSTLTIIAAARDGGVYGFDSFDGLPENWRAGFDTGAFAVARPPDVPGAELVVGLFADTLPGFLAAHPGPVDLLHLDADLHSSTACVLDAVGPRLHPGSVVVFDEFFNYPGWEQHEARAWREYAEAHGVAFRYEAFTHDNEQVVVRLV from the coding sequence TTGCGCGCGAGGATCGTGGGCGCCGTCGACGAGGTCGTCTCGCGGCACCGCGCGGAGCAGAACGCCGAGATCCGCGCGCAGATCGACGCGTCGGTGCGGGCCGAGGTCGACCGGATCGTCACCGAGATCCGCCAGGTCGAGATCCGCGACCGGCGCGACACCATCGCCGCCGCCGAGCGCGAGGCCGTGGCGTCCACCGCCCGGTTCGTCCAGCGGGAGATGCGCGAGGCGCGGTCCTTCCCGCACCCGGTCGCCACGCTGGAGCACGCGCTGGCGCTCGCGCCGACCGGCGGGCTCGCGCTCGAGTTCGGCGTCTTCACCGGCAGCACCCTGACGATCATCGCCGCGGCCCGCGACGGCGGCGTCTACGGCTTCGACTCCTTTGACGGGCTCCCGGAGAACTGGCGGGCGGGCTTCGACACCGGGGCGTTCGCCGTCGCCCGCCCGCCCGACGTCCCCGGCGCCGAGCTGGTGGTGGGTCTGTTCGCCGACACGCTCCCGGGCTTCCTCGCCGCGCACCCCGGGCCGGTCGACCTGCTGCACCTCGACGCCGACCTGCACAGCTCCACGGCCTGCGTCCTCGACGCGGTGGGCCCGCGGCTGCACCCGGGCAGCGTCGTGGTGTTCGACGAGTTCTTCAACTACCCCGGCTGGGAGCAGCACGAGGCGCGGGCCTGGCGCGAGTACGCCGAGGCCCACGGCGTCGCGTTCCGGTACGAGGCGTTCACCCACGACAACGAGCAGGTCGTCGTCCGGCTCGTCTGA
- the tpiA gene encoding triose-phosphate isomerase: MARKPLIAGNWKMNLNHLEALALVQKVAFALPEKYYAKVEVAVLPPFTDIRSVQTLIDGDKLLMAHGAQDLSPHDSGAYTGDVSGVMLAKLGCRYVTVGHSERREIHGEDDATVNAKVRAAFRHGIVPILCVGEGLDVREAGEHVAHTTRQLTAALAEVDAEQAATLVVAYEPVWAIGTGRVASAADAQEVCAALREALATRYGAEVAAGVRVLYGGSVKAKNVGEIVAEADVDGALVGGASLDADEFAQLCAIAAGGPLP; this comes from the coding sequence ATGGCACGCAAGCCGCTCATCGCGGGCAACTGGAAGATGAACCTCAACCACCTCGAGGCCCTCGCGCTGGTGCAGAAGGTGGCGTTCGCGCTGCCGGAGAAGTACTACGCGAAGGTCGAGGTGGCCGTGCTGCCGCCGTTCACCGACATCCGCTCGGTGCAGACGCTCATCGACGGCGACAAGCTGCTCATGGCGCACGGCGCGCAGGACCTGTCCCCGCACGACTCGGGGGCCTACACCGGTGACGTGTCCGGGGTGATGCTCGCGAAGCTGGGCTGCCGCTACGTCACCGTCGGGCACTCCGAGCGCCGCGAGATCCACGGCGAGGACGACGCGACGGTCAACGCGAAGGTGCGCGCCGCGTTCCGGCACGGCATCGTGCCGATCCTGTGCGTCGGGGAGGGTCTCGACGTCCGCGAGGCGGGGGAGCACGTCGCGCACACCACGCGCCAGCTCACGGCCGCGCTCGCGGAGGTCGACGCCGAGCAGGCCGCGACGCTGGTGGTCGCCTACGAGCCGGTGTGGGCCATCGGCACCGGTCGCGTGGCGAGCGCCGCCGACGCGCAGGAGGTCTGCGCCGCCCTGCGCGAGGCGCTCGCGACCCGGTACGGCGCGGAGGTCGCCGCTGGGGTCCGCGTGCTCTACGGCGGCTCGGTGAAGGCCAAGAACGTCGGCGAGATCGTGGCCGAGGCCGACGTCGACGGGGCGCTGGTCGGGGGCGCGAGCCTCGACGCCGACGAGTTCGCCCAGCTGTGCGCGATCGCGGCGGGCGGCCCGCTCCCGTAG